The following DNA comes from Nocardioides sp. JQ2195.
CACCCCATGCTGGTCGAGCACCGGGACACCCTGGGCCCACGCGTGCGCGCCTGAAGGCAACGTCCCGATGCGCGACCGGTGGCACTCGCTCCCGCGACGAACCCAACGCGGCCAGGGGCCTGTCACACTGGCCGCATGACCCAGCCCGGGGCCATCAGCCCGCAGTCCCGCACCGACGCCCTCGAAGCCTTGGCGGCCTCGGCCGACCACGGCGCCGAGCTCGACGTGCTCGTGGTCGGCGGGGGAGTGGTGGGCGCCGGCACCGCCTTGGACTCCGTCACCCGCGGCCTGTCCACGGGCCTGATCGAGCAACGTGACTTCGCCTCCGGCACGTCGAGTCGCAGCAGCAAGCTGATCCACGGTGGCCTGCGCTACCTGGAGATGCTCGACTTCGGCCTCGTGCGTGAGGCGCTCGAGGAGCGCGGCCTGCTCCTGACCCGGCTGGCTCCCCACCTGGTCCGCCCGGTGCCCTTCCTCTACCCGTTGCACAAGAGCATCGAGCGGCCCTACGTCGGCGCCGGGCTGGTGCTCTACGACGCGATGGCGATGGCCGGCAAGTACGACATGGGCGTGCCGAAGCACAAGCACCTCTTCCGCCGCCAGGTCGCCCGCATCGCGCCAGACCTGAGGACCGAGTCGATGACCGGGGCGATCCGCTACTACGACTGCCAGGTCGACGATGCGCGGTTGGTGATGACGATCGCGCGCACAGCGGCCACGCACGGCGCCCACGTGGCCACCCGCACCAAGGTGGTCGGCTTCGTCCGCGAGGGCGAGCGCGTGGTCGGAGTGAGGGCGAAGGACCTCGAGACCGGGCGTGAGATCGAGGTCCGCGCCCGGGTGGTGGTCAACGCTGCCGGGGTCTGGACCGACGAGATCCAGGAGATGGTCGGTGGGCGAGGATCGCTCAACGTCCAAGCCAGCAAGGGGATCCACCTCGTCGTCCCCCGGGACCGGATCCGTTCCGAGGCGGGATTCATCACCAAGACCGAGAAGTCGGTGCTGTTCGTGATCCCGTGGGGGCGGCACTGGATCATCGGCACCACCGACACCGCCTGGGACCTCGACAAGGCCCACCCCGCGGCGTCGAAGGCCGACATCGACTACCTGCTCGCCCACGTGAACACCATCCTGCGCGAACCACTCGACCACGACGACGTCGAGGGCGTCTACGCAGGGTTGCGACCGCTGCTGCGGGGCGAGTCGGAGCCGACGTCACGGATCTCCCGTGAGCACACGGTCGTCACGCCGGTGCCCGGCCTGGTGATGATCGCCGGCGGCAAGCTCACGACCTACCGCGTGATGGCCAGGGACGCGATCGACGCCGCCGCGCACTCGCTGAAGACCACGGTGAACCTGACCGTGCGCGACTCGATCACCGACCGGGTGCCGCTGGTGGGCGCCGACGGCTTCGAGACCCGGTCCAACCAGCGGGTCCTGCTGGCTCGGCGCAGTGGGTTGCACGTGGCGCGCATCGACCACCTCCTCGGCCGGTACGGCGGGTTGGTCGACGACCTGCTGGCCCTGGTCGCGGAGCGTCCCGAGCTGGCTCAACCGCTCGAGGGCGCCGAGGACTACCTGGCTGCCGAGGTGGTGCACGCGGTGACCCACGAGGGCGCGCAGCACCTCGACGACGTCCTGACCCGGCGTACGCGCATCTCGATCGAGATGTTCGACCGCGGAGTGGCTGCGGCCCCGCAGGTGGCCGACCTGATGGGGGCCGAGCTGGGGTGGGACGACGGCCGGCGCCACGAGGAGGTCGACCACTACCTGCGCCGGGTCGAGGCCGAGCGGCAGAGCCAGGCCAAGCTCACCGACCAGGAGGCCGACGAGGCGCGGGTCAAGGTCGCCGACATCGTCTGAGCCCAGCGACTGGACCCGCTCGGCACCCGATCGAGCCGGGGCGGCTCAGGACGTGGTGCCGCGGGCCGCAGCCGAGTCCGGGAACCTGCGGTCGGACGCGGCGAACAGGAGGTCCGAGAGCCTCGGAGCGACCAGGTTGACGATCTCGGCCACGGCACCCGGGAGCGTGTTCACGGTGAGCGGTCGGTCCTCCAACGCGTGGACCACCCTGCGGGCGGCCCGCTCGGGCGTCAGCGCCGGAAGCTTCGCGTAGGCGTCCGTGGGCGCCACCATCGCGGTGCGCACCAACGAGAAGCGCATGTTGGTGAACGTCACGTCGTCGTCCCACGTCTCCCGCCCGGCGATGCGGGAGAAGATGTCGAGCGCGGTCTTCGACGCGATGTAGGCGGCGTACTTCGGTGCCTTCACCTGGGTGCCCCAGGTGCCGACGTTCACCACGTGGCCGAAGCCCTGGGCCCGCATCGCCGGCAGCAGTCCCAGGACCAGGCGCACCGGCGCGAAGTAGTTGAGGGCCATCGTCCGCTCGAAGTCGTGCAGGCGGTCGTAGGAGAGCTCCAGCGACCGCCGTATCGAGCGGCCGGCGTTGTTGACCAGGTAGTGCACCGGGCCCTGCTCGGCCAGCACCCGCTCCACCAGGTCGCCCACGGCGTCGAGGTCGCTCAGGTCGACGGCGTACGCCGATGCGGTGCCACCGTCGGCGCGGACCCGCGCCGCGACGCGCTCCAGCTCCTCGCCCCGTCGGGCCACCAGCACGACGTGGGCGCCGCGCCGCGCGACGGCGTACGCCGTGGCCTCACCGATGCCGGAGGAGGCCCCGGTGACGAGGACGGTGCGACCGGCCAAGGGGCTCCTCGCCCGGGAGGAGCGTGGGGCCAGCCGGCGGGCGACGGGCCTGACCACGCGGCGCTGGAGGCGGGCGACGGGAGTGAGGAGAAGGGCGGTCACCCCCGTCACGCTACGGGTTCGCGACTGGCCTGCGTCGCGGCGACGTCGACCGGCAGTGCTCGGGCCGCCGAAAATCTCGGAATCCGGACGTTTACAAAGACGCGCAACGTGTAAAACATCTCATTGGTTACCGAAGGGTAGTGGGCGAGACCGCTGTCACATACGCTCGG
Coding sequences within:
- a CDS encoding glycerol-3-phosphate dehydrogenase/oxidase: MTQPGAISPQSRTDALEALAASADHGAELDVLVVGGGVVGAGTALDSVTRGLSTGLIEQRDFASGTSSRSSKLIHGGLRYLEMLDFGLVREALEERGLLLTRLAPHLVRPVPFLYPLHKSIERPYVGAGLVLYDAMAMAGKYDMGVPKHKHLFRRQVARIAPDLRTESMTGAIRYYDCQVDDARLVMTIARTAATHGAHVATRTKVVGFVREGERVVGVRAKDLETGREIEVRARVVVNAAGVWTDEIQEMVGGRGSLNVQASKGIHLVVPRDRIRSEAGFITKTEKSVLFVIPWGRHWIIGTTDTAWDLDKAHPAASKADIDYLLAHVNTILREPLDHDDVEGVYAGLRPLLRGESEPTSRISREHTVVTPVPGLVMIAGGKLTTYRVMARDAIDAAAHSLKTTVNLTVRDSITDRVPLVGADGFETRSNQRVLLARRSGLHVARIDHLLGRYGGLVDDLLALVAERPELAQPLEGAEDYLAAEVVHAVTHEGAQHLDDVLTRRTRISIEMFDRGVAAAPQVADLMGAELGWDDGRRHEEVDHYLRRVEAERQSQAKLTDQEADEARVKVADIV
- a CDS encoding SDR family NAD(P)-dependent oxidoreductase — its product is MTALLLTPVARLQRRVVRPVARRLAPRSSRARSPLAGRTVLVTGASSGIGEATAYAVARRGAHVVLVARRGEELERVAARVRADGGTASAYAVDLSDLDAVGDLVERVLAEQGPVHYLVNNAGRSIRRSLELSYDRLHDFERTMALNYFAPVRLVLGLLPAMRAQGFGHVVNVGTWGTQVKAPKYAAYIASKTALDIFSRIAGRETWDDDVTFTNMRFSLVRTAMVAPTDAYAKLPALTPERAARRVVHALEDRPLTVNTLPGAVAEIVNLVAPRLSDLLFAASDRRFPDSAAARGTTS